Proteins from a genomic interval of Halomonas alkaliantarctica:
- a CDS encoding M20 family metallopeptidase, translated as MSRQHALDNAKAYFDSGEFYAQLAPRIAIRSESQETNRQEELHAYLTEQIIPDIEQLGFTWEIVDNPVPGFGPFLLAERLEPEAMFSVLTYGHGDVIRGYDDQWAEGLSPWQITQRGDRWYGRGTADNKGQHTINLAALGCVLKASGGHLGYNVKLVLEMGEETGSPGLKEVCHRYRERLAADVFIGSDGPRLDAESPTLFLGSRGSFNFDLKLQAREGAHHSGNWGGVLKNPAVRLTNALATLVDANGVIQIQGLRPAPIPDAVRNALASLEVGVGDNSPTIDTDWGEPGLSPAERLFGWNTLEVLAMKAGNPDAPANAIPPYAYAHCQLRFVVGSDQDNFLAHLRCHLDQHGYSDIEVSAARMSQMNATRLDPEDPWVSWALTSMQMSTNKTPTLLPNLGGSLPNDVFAETLGLPTLWVPHSYPACSQHAPDEHLLGSIASEALILMAGLFWDLSVQGAEIYKERASCKSH; from the coding sequence ATGTCGCGCCAACACGCCTTAGACAATGCCAAAGCTTATTTTGATAGTGGCGAATTTTATGCTCAGCTTGCCCCGCGTATTGCCATCCGCAGCGAAAGCCAGGAAACGAATAGGCAGGAGGAACTGCACGCTTACCTGACGGAACAGATTATCCCAGACATTGAGCAGCTCGGTTTCACATGGGAAATTGTCGATAACCCCGTGCCTGGGTTCGGCCCATTTCTGCTCGCTGAACGTCTTGAGCCTGAAGCCATGTTCAGCGTATTGACCTATGGCCATGGCGATGTAATACGCGGCTATGACGACCAGTGGGCCGAAGGGCTGTCGCCATGGCAAATCACCCAACGGGGAGATCGCTGGTATGGGCGCGGCACCGCTGATAACAAAGGCCAGCACACGATTAATTTAGCTGCGCTCGGCTGTGTGCTGAAAGCCAGCGGCGGGCACCTGGGCTATAACGTCAAGCTGGTGCTGGAGATGGGAGAAGAGACCGGTTCGCCGGGGCTAAAGGAGGTTTGCCACCGCTATCGGGAGCGTTTAGCGGCCGATGTGTTTATTGGTTCGGACGGGCCCCGCCTGGACGCCGAATCGCCGACGCTATTTTTAGGCTCACGGGGATCGTTCAACTTCGACCTTAAACTGCAGGCCCGGGAAGGTGCCCACCACTCGGGCAACTGGGGCGGGGTATTAAAAAACCCGGCGGTGCGATTAACCAATGCCCTGGCCACGCTGGTGGATGCTAATGGTGTGATCCAGATACAGGGATTACGCCCGGCACCTATTCCAGATGCCGTGCGCAACGCCCTAGCCTCACTCGAGGTAGGCGTCGGTGACAATTCTCCGACGATTGACACTGACTGGGGCGAGCCAGGGCTCTCCCCCGCGGAGCGGTTATTCGGTTGGAACACCTTAGAAGTGCTGGCCATGAAGGCCGGCAACCCGGATGCCCCAGCCAATGCAATCCCGCCCTACGCCTACGCCCACTGCCAGCTGCGCTTTGTAGTGGGCAGCGATCAGGATAACTTTCTTGCCCATTTACGCTGCCATCTGGATCAACACGGCTATAGCGATATTGAAGTGAGCGCGGCGCGCATGTCGCAGATGAATGCTACACGGCTTGATCCCGAAGATCCTTGGGTGAGCTGGGCATTAACCTCGATGCAAATGTCGACGAATAAAACGCCCACGCTGTTACCTAACCTAGGCGGTTCATTACCCAACGATGTATTTGCCGAAACGCTGGGCTTGCCTACATTATGGGTTCCCCACTCCTACCCCGCCTGTTCGCAACACGCCCCCGATGAACACCTGCTAGGGAGTAT
- a CDS encoding ABC transporter ATP-binding protein, with translation MSNLSSAERSTAPVSPLLTVKQLRVDLPVAKGTLHAVRGIDFHVERGEMLCLVGESGCGKSMTSLALMGLLPRKAQVNADCLDFDGVDLLTVSDRERSNLRGARMAMIFQEPMTALNPAYTLGNQLCEALRRHQRVSRKAAHDRALYLLERVGISAAEERMRQYPHHLSGGLRQRVMIAMALMCEPDLIIADEPTTALDVTIQAQILHLLRDLQQEFGTAVIFITHDLGVVARIADRVAVMYAGEVIETASAQALFQAPSHPYTQGLLRCIPTPGKTLPGSRLQAIPGVVPNLVEKVDGCAFCNRCDQADELCHTTPPLQTVADGHLSRCHFAHQLANPATINAQEVTL, from the coding sequence ATGAGTAATCTCTCCTCAGCTGAGCGCTCAACAGCGCCAGTCTCACCACTACTCACCGTAAAACAGCTACGTGTCGACTTGCCAGTAGCAAAAGGCACGCTTCACGCCGTACGGGGAATCGACTTTCACGTTGAACGGGGTGAAATGCTCTGTCTGGTGGGCGAATCGGGCTGTGGTAAATCCATGACCTCACTGGCATTAATGGGCCTACTGCCACGCAAGGCGCAGGTAAACGCCGACTGTCTCGACTTTGACGGCGTTGATCTGCTGACGGTTTCCGATCGCGAGCGCAGCAACCTGCGCGGTGCGCGCATGGCGATGATTTTCCAAGAGCCCATGACCGCTCTCAACCCCGCCTACACCCTGGGCAATCAGCTATGCGAAGCCTTGCGCCGTCATCAGCGTGTATCGCGTAAAGCGGCCCATGACCGCGCCCTCTATTTACTCGAACGGGTAGGTATCAGCGCCGCCGAAGAGCGTATGCGCCAATACCCCCACCATCTGTCTGGCGGGCTGCGCCAACGGGTCATGATCGCCATGGCGCTAATGTGCGAACCCGATTTGATCATTGCCGATGAGCCCACCACAGCTCTAGACGTCACGATTCAGGCGCAAATCCTGCACCTGCTGCGCGACCTGCAGCAGGAGTTTGGCACGGCGGTTATCTTCATCACCCACGACCTGGGCGTCGTCGCGCGCATCGCCGATCGGGTTGCCGTGATGTATGCCGGTGAAGTGATTGAAACCGCCTCTGCCCAGGCGCTCTTTCAAGCCCCTAGCCACCCCTACACCCAAGGATTACTGCGCTGCATACCGACACCCGGCAAAACGCTGCCGGGCAGCCGCTTACAGGCTATTCCAGGGGTAGTGCCCAACTTGGTAGAGAAAGTTGACGGCTGCGCCTTTTGTAATCGCTGCGACCAAGCGGATGAGCTTTGTCACACCACACCGCCCTTGCAAACTGTCGCAGATGGTCACTTGTCGCGCTGTCACTTTGCCCACCAGTTGGCAAATCCGGCAACGATAAACGCTCAGGAGGTAACGCTATGA
- a CDS encoding ABC transporter ATP-binding protein, producing the protein MSSAANHFEPLALELCALSKTFKLGGGMLHKSQTLTAVNNVSLRVPRGQVMGLVGESGCGKSTLAKILLGLTPPSEGDVLINGKAIVNANQKALARHIQPIFQDPYSSLNPRQRIAQIVGLPLRIHGIGTQKEQAAKVDEMLELVGLPKRAAQQYPGQMSGGQRQRVAIARALIMRPDLVICDEPTSALDVSVQAQILNLLLDLKDEFGLTYLFISHDLAVVEHLADRLAVMYLGKIVEEGTREQIFAAPRHPYTQALLASALTPEPGLGVPDIGLGAGQPDPTRPPSGCAFHPRCPIAQPQCSEQSPKLTDLIQSAAQGTTQPNHPRVACHFA; encoded by the coding sequence ATGAGCAGTGCCGCAAACCATTTTGAGCCGCTTGCCCTGGAGCTCTGCGCGCTATCCAAAACATTTAAACTGGGCGGCGGCATGCTGCATAAGAGTCAAACCTTAACAGCCGTCAATAATGTATCGCTGCGCGTTCCCCGCGGTCAGGTGATGGGGCTGGTGGGCGAATCGGGCTGTGGCAAAAGCACCCTAGCCAAAATACTGCTAGGGCTCACGCCCCCAAGCGAAGGTGATGTACTGATCAACGGCAAAGCAATTGTCAATGCTAATCAAAAAGCGCTTGCCCGGCATATACAGCCGATTTTCCAAGACCCTTACTCATCGCTTAACCCGCGCCAACGAATTGCCCAAATCGTTGGCTTGCCGCTGCGCATTCATGGCATTGGCACCCAGAAGGAGCAGGCAGCCAAAGTCGATGAAATGCTGGAGCTGGTTGGCCTGCCCAAACGCGCCGCCCAGCAATACCCAGGGCAGATGTCTGGCGGGCAACGGCAACGGGTGGCGATTGCGCGGGCGCTGATTATGCGCCCTGACCTGGTGATTTGTGACGAACCCACCTCCGCCCTGGATGTGTCGGTTCAGGCGCAGATTCTCAATCTCCTGCTCGACCTTAAGGATGAATTTGGCCTTACCTATCTGTTTATTAGTCACGACCTTGCCGTGGTTGAGCACCTAGCGGATCGGCTGGCGGTGATGTACCTGGGTAAAATTGTCGAAGAGGGCACCCGGGAACAAATTTTCGCGGCCCCGCGCCACCCTTATACCCAAGCGCTGCTGGCTTCTGCGCTGACACCAGAGCCCGGCTTAGGCGTGCCTGATATCGGTCTTGGGGCAGGACAACCCGACCCAACACGACCTCCATCAGGATGCGCTTTCCACCCTCGATGCCCCATAGCACAGCCCCAGTGCTCAGAGCAGTCGCCAAAGCTAACCGACCTTATTCAAAGTGCAGCCCAAGGCACTACTCAGCCTAATCATCCACGCGTCGCCTGCCATTTTGCCTAA